GTGTCAGCAGGACCCGGCCCCGACACAGGTGCCCAGAACGCGGGCGGGGGGTGGCGCAGACGTGGGTTAACAGCACCCAGGAGGACTGGGCTCGgcaggggtgtgggtgggggttCAAAGCAGCAGGGACCCGTGAATCTTGGTAGTGTCCAAACACTTGCTGCTCCGGGGAGTTGACACCCAAGGGAGTCAGAGCACAAAGCTTGGCGAGACCCGCGAGGTCACAGCCTGCGCCCCTCCAAGAGGCTGGGCAGGTTTGCGTCATCCTTGACCTTCTGAGGCGGGGACGGCCACCTCCGCCCCTTTGGCTGCCGTGGGACGCCCCCTCTgtggggcaccaggaatctgatcCCTGCCACCCCGGGCTCGGCAGTGCCAGCCGCAGCGCCACACGCTAGGCTGGCACCTCCGAGTCTGGGAAGAGCCCTGTTGCTCAAACTTCCTTCCCGCAGGCCCACGTCCACGTCAGGTTCCGCACCGCGCCTGGGGACTTGCAGGGTAGTGCCCTTCCCGTAAGGGTTTCCTAACAGGCAGGGCACCTCGCTAATTTATCCCTTTTTAGAATCTTGAGCCCACTGATTCCTCATCAGACGCTGCAGTCATCTGGGGTGGGGTGGCGGGGAGAGCGGGGTCCCCGCTGCTCAGCTGCACTCGCCCCTCTGGCTGACCTGTCCCTGAGTCCACGCGGGGGCCTCACGCTGTCGATGGCGAGCCCAGCCCACCAGGGGCTGAAACGCAGGTCTGCCTCCTCCGCGCAGCACAGCACAGCGGGTCCAGCAGGCGCTCTCCGCGGAACTCCGGCTTCCACGTTACGGGGTTAAGGGCCCCGGGCCACGCCCCCCGGATACTACGCTTGGGACACGTGCGATTTCTGTGAGCACTACTGTGCTAGCCTGTAATCGAGTGACGCCATCAGGCCCCACGTCCCCTCAAATTGGCAATTCTAGCTCCACAAAGCAGGGGCCACGCCAGGCAGTACAATTTCAACTTTATTTAGCCAATGTGTTCAATTCTGACATTGTGGTAGAAGCGGCTGAGGAGCGGCGCCGTGGGGCGCGGCCGGAGTGCCCtgggccacccccagcccggaAGCCAAGGCTCCCGCTGGGGCCTCAGGCAGGCCCAGGCCACTGCACGCCGAGGGTGAAGACAGCCGCGAACATTCCAGGCACACACCCAGGTCACCCCGAGACGGACAGAGGGACGAGGAGCCTGGCGTGAGTGGGCGGGGGGAACACCACCCCGGCTGGCCGTGGGACATGAACCAAAccccttcctcttctcccaacGTGGAGGTGGACTTCTCCACTTAACAGAGAAGGCAAGGCCGCCGTCAGGCAGGCCgacctgggggaggtggggagtggctGCACCCTGGCGGGTCCCTTTCCCAGGCAGGGAGCAGGAGGCCCGGCAAGGCCACAACCCACACCCTGACGTCCAGAACGCCCACAAACCCCACAGGAGGCATGTTTAAAAAGCAATGGCATAAACCTCTGACAGTAGGCAAGGCATTTCCAGCAGGAGATCCTACGACGTTTCAGCGAGTGCTCCGGACAGAAAACCTGTACAAAAGGTACACCACAAcggaagagaaacaaagaaacaaaaagaaacaaaaacacggTTCACCAAGACAGGCTGACCTGGAGACAAGTCCCTTTCCAAAATTCGAAGAGCAAGAGACAGATTTCGGTTCACGTGTTAGGAGGAAGTGTTAACGTGAGGAGGGTCCCTGGGTGTCCGATGATGCCTTCCACCGGGCGAGGTCTCCCGGGTCCCGGAGGCCTCCGCTGTGGGGTGCAGCCCGCGGAGGGTGTGGAGTCGGGGTGTCCAGGCCGGTTGCGCGCTACAGCTCGTCCTTGGCGGCTTTATGGTCGTCGTCTTCCTCCATGTCTGGCTCTTCCGCTTCCTCAAGATCTTCTAGATCCTGAGAGCAGGAAGCAGGGGGCGTCAAAGGGCCGACAAACCCGGGGAGCAGGCCGGTGGCCAGCGTCCCAGCAGCCCGGCCCCAGGCGAGGGGGGCCCCAGGCGAGGGGCAGCCCGGCAGCCTTCCCGGGACGGAGGGAAGTGGGGTTCCCACTGGAGAGGGACACGCGGAGCACCCCAGacgaggcagggctgggggcgaGACTGGAGCGGCCCCAGCGCCGTGGGGGTCACGGGCCTGCACAGGCATCCAGCTGTCCTGCCTCCTCCCCAACAGCCGTCTTGCCGGCCTGCACCCCCAAGGAACCTCGGGTGCACCCCAGGGACGTAAAACCTGCTGCTGACCCCGCCTGACGCGATCAAGTTTGAGAGAAGAAAACCATTCGCCGCTTGAGAAACGGGTGACAGGACACCGAGGCCAGCTGCCGAGCAGGTCGGGGGCCCCGTGAACTgactgccccctccccccgcttCCCGCTGCCCCCATGCCCCTGGCTGACACGCAGCGAGGCTGGCAGGACAGAGCTCCTGGGGGCAGCCTGGCGACGGCGCCGGGCTCTCCTGGAGGCCAAGGCCACGAGGGCCAGACCCCCTGGCCCAGGGTTCTGGAGCACTCACGTCATCGCCCCCTGCCCCGTCCTGCCCGCCGCTCTCCAGGAACTTCTTGAAACCTTCCAGCGTCCGCTCGCCGTTGTAATCGATGACCTGTGGACACATGAGGCATGAGCGGCCCGGCCTGGCCGACTCCAGGCTTCCCTGCGGACAGCCGGCGTGGGGGGCAGGTGGGCGCCACGTCACTGCCCGCCGCCCCGCCCGGCCGCGGCGCACCGTTCTGTCTGCGCTCGCGGGGAAGAGCTTCAGCGTGGGGAAGCTGTGCACTTTGACCGCCTCCACCTCGTTGGCCGTTGCATCCATCTTGGCGATGACGATGCTGTCGTGTTCCTTGTACGTCTCCCCCAGCTTGTCCCAGATGGGAGCCAGCTGCTTGCAGTGGCCACACCACGGGGCATCTGGAAAGAGGCCCCCCTGAGCGCCTGCCGCCGGCGCAGACACTGCCCCCACCCACACACCAAGCGAGCCTCGGGGCTCGGGCCGCGGGAGACGGCCCCACTCACAGAACTCCACGAAAACGTTCTTCTTCTCGTCAAAAGCCACCTCCTCAAAGTTCCTCCCCACCAGCACCTTGACCGGCTGCTTGTCCCAGTCCTCGGGCAGCTCCTGGCTCATCAGGTGGGGCTGTGGGCACAGAGCCGCGTCACGGACAGCCCGCCCTGCCCACCGCACCAGGCCTGTGGGCCCCCGCGGGCCCCTGGCCCCCACTGAGCCACGACAGGGGCCCCCGCCACATGAGCCCTGGAGGCGATGCCGAGGCTGGGCGAGGCTCAGGGCCCCCTGGCTGACGGGGGCTGTTCATAGACCCTTGGGCAGAGGCCGGTCAGTGCAGACGGCGCGTGGGAACTGCCGCACACCAGCCCACCCGCTGCCCCGGCCCTGGGTCAGCTCGGACGCGCGTCTGGGCCATCCCAGGGCTTGCCGGCGGGCTCCAGGGTGTCTCACGGGAGCGGGGCTCGTCCCCCGCCTCGTGGGCGCCGTCCCTGGGTTTTGACGCCAGCGTCCTGGGGGAGAAGCTGCGGGTCTGGGCCCAGGAGCCCAGAGGCCCCGGCTTGGCCGAGGCCGGCACGTCCATGCCAGGCCAGACGGGTTCCTCTACCTTGATCTTGCCCTCCAAGAAGCGGTCGCAGAACTCGGCGATCTTCTCTGCCGTCAGCTCTTCGGACTCGGGCTTGTACTTGGTCATCTCCTCCTCCAGCGTGATGAGCCGCACGGCCGGGCACTCGTCCTTCTTCAGGCCGAAGAACTCGAGGATCCTCTGGTTGTCGGTGTGGCCGCTGTCGATGAAGATGAACAGGATCTTGGGGGGGAAAAGGCGTGTTGAGAGGGGCGCTGCGAAGACCGGCCTGTCCGGTCTACGCTGCTACTTTCTATCTCGTTTCTTCCCTTTGAGGCAAACTCAGGCGACTTAGCCGTTTCCCTGCTGGCTGGTGCCTGGAGGCAGGTCTGCTCCAGCCAATACCCCGGAAACCCCACTCACCCCAGGCACCCACATTCCAGAGTGAGCCCATGAGCCTAAAAAGAACGTTCCAAGGAGCCCTGGCCCTGCGTGCTGGAGCGCGGCAGGGCCTCACCTTGCCCTTGAAGCGCTCTGCCGCCTTCTTGAAGTTGCTCAGCTTGCCGTCATAGTCAGACTCGCTCTTTGGCAGGAACAGCAGAATGTGAGTTTTGATTTCACCCCCAAAAATCTTCGGGGCCGTCTGTGTTAAAGACACAAGATACCTGCTCAGAGCCACGAGCTGTGCCATCAGCAGAGGAGCCTTCCCCAGGGCCCCCAGCCCCTGACCGCCTGGACTAGGGACAGGAACTGGCAGTCTCTTGCCCGCCGTGCCCCGGGccgccagcccctgccctcactCTCGGCCGGGAGCGTGCCGGACCTGCTCCGTGAACTCGATGACCAGCGGCAGCTGGTTGTGCTTGATGAAGCTCAGCAGGTTCTCCTTGGTGACTTCCCCCTCGAAGTTGTTCCGACCTTCGTCAAACTGAGGACGGAGAGCACAGGGCAGTGAGCGAGCTGCGGTCCCCGGCTGCCCCGCGCACCGCTGCAGCCGTGAGACCTGGACACGGGGTGGGATAGCCCAGACCGCCCCGTCCCCCTGCCACCACCACAGGGCCACGAGGGGTTCACGTCCACCACATCGAGCCGCCCACGCTGCTGCCTCGCCCTCCACGAGCTAAGGGGCAGGTGGTTCGGGTCACCGGGGCGAGGACGGGGAAGCGCACAGCAGGAGAGCCGGCCACAGCCGGCCTTGCCTGGAAAGCAGCACGCTGCTTCCCAGGAGCAGGCAGGGGCCTCCCACGTGTCATggatggtggccactggcctcagGCACGTCCCCACGCACTGACTGTGCCAGGGCGCCCCGGCCCCTGATAAGCCAGCCCCGCCTTCTGTTCGCAGCTCTGAGAACCTCCCTCCCGTGCTGACGGCGAAACGTCCCAGCCCTATAGCAAGT
This genomic stretch from Dasypus novemcinctus isolate mDasNov1 chromosome 21, mDasNov1.1.hap2, whole genome shotgun sequence harbors:
- the P4HB gene encoding protein disulfide-isomerase, whose translation is MLSRALLCLALALAAGVRADAPEEEDHVLVLRKDNFDEALAAHKFLLVEFYAPWCGHCKALAPEYAKAAGKLKAEGSEIRLAKVDATEESDLAQQYGVRGYPTIKFFKNGDTASPKEYTAGREADDIVNWLKKRTGPAATALSDGAAAESLVESSEVAVIGFFKDVESDFAKQFLLAAESIDDIPFGITSNSDVFSKYQLDKDGVVLFKKFDEGRNNFEGEVTKENLLSFIKHNQLPLVIEFTEQTAPKIFGGEIKTHILLFLPKSESDYDGKLSNFKKAAERFKGKILFIFIDSGHTDNQRILEFFGLKKDECPAVRLITLEEEMTKYKPESEELTAEKIAEFCDRFLEGKIKPHLMSQELPEDWDKQPVKVLVGRNFEEVAFDEKKNVFVEFYAPWCGHCKQLAPIWDKLGETYKEHDSIVIAKMDATANEVEAVKVHSFPTLKLFPASADRTVIDYNGERTLEGFKKFLESGGQDGAGGDDDLEDLEEAEEPDMEEDDDHKAAKDEL